Part of the Anopheles coluzzii chromosome 3, AcolN3, whole genome shotgun sequence genome is shown below.
TCCGGACAGTACGCGCGTCGTGATCGAGTACAATGCGTTCTTCGAGGGGGAATCGAAACCGTTCGATTCGACGACACTGCGCGACAAGCCGCACCGGTTCGTGGTGGGCAAGAGCAATGTGCTGCCCGGGCTGGAGCAGGCAGTCCGCACGATGCGCGTCAGCGAGGAGGCACAGTTCGTGATTGCGTACCAGCTGATGTACGGTGAGTTTGGCTGTCTGCAGCGCGTCAAGCCGAAGGCGGACGTGCTGTTTGTAATACGGCTGATTAGCGCAACGCCCGTGAGCGATGGCGAGGCGCTGGCCAAGCTGAACGAAACCGAGCGGCGTACGTACGCGACGGTAAAGGACAAGGTGACCGAGATTCGCCAGTACGCACGGGACTGCTTCCAGCGCAATCTGGTACCGAACGCGATCGTGAAGTATCTGGAAGCGGTGCACACGCTGCAGACGTGCCAGCTGAAGGACGAAGCCGAGCAGGCGGAGCAGCAGAAAACGCTGATCGCACTGTACACCAGCCTAGCGGTGTGTTACAATCGCCGGGACCGGCCGAAGGATGCCTGCCGGATGGTGAACGAGCTGCGCCGGCTGTGTGACGTGAGCAAGAGTGCGAAAATACTCTACCAGGAGGGCAAGGCGCTGATGAGCCTCGGGGAGTACGACCGGGCGCGCAAGTGTTTGCTGCGCGCCCAGCAGCTGGAACCGCAGGACGAGATCGTGCAGCAGGTGCTGAAGCAGCTGAACGATCGCTCGGTCAAGCACCagcaggaggagaagaagattTGGTCGCGTGCGTTCGGGCTGGcggagaagaaggagaagcagCTGTCGGCGGAAGATACGGAGCTGCTGGATAATATGAAGCAGACGATACAGCTGTTTGTGGAAGACGAGGGAAGCAGCACGCTACCGCTGCCGGACGGGCTGACCGACCGGGAGCTGGCGCTGATGGATCAGCTGGCGAGCGAGCTGAACCTCAAGCTGAACGTGCACGTGAcgaacaacaagaaaaactaCAAGCTGCAGAAGTAATGTGGCGCTAAAATCAAGGCAACAACCAGGCTTAGCCCGGCATCGTATCTATTGGTATTTGCCCTTATTAAGCGTTTAACTAGAAAtaagttcctttttttcctcagAGGTAGCTTCGTTTGTATATTACAGAGTTCTCTTTTATATGAATTATCCTGTCGGAAGGGCATATTATTTGAAAGTGcgtaaacataataaaaaaggatGGGGAAATGAGAGACGAAGATAAATAAGCATGAATTTGAACAAAACCACGaataaaaaacaccaaaacaaacagaaacaccTGACGGTTATGTGTCCACGCTCCGATACGATCCGATTAGCACTCGTAAAAACTTGTTTGTCCACCAATTTTGGTACGTTTCGCGCAaaagaatgtaaacaaaacagtcCCGTCCACACGTGCCTCCGCCGCTGCAGCTTTGCCGGAATTCGGTTACGTTTTGCCCAAAACACATGCAACGTGCGGTCTCTCGGGCATGCGCAAAACACGTTTCATACGTTTCGTGTATgagcagcaagaaaaaaggTATCTTATCCTTTCTGCCAGCGACCTGACAGTCAGACACACAGGACATTGTGAAGGGAACGTTTCCCGTAGAAACGGAGTATCGTCTTACAGCGTATTAAAAAAGGATAATTATAGCGAACTCCCTGCGTAGCAAGTTCCCCGATAtcgatttttgttgttcaGTTTTACTGCGAACTCCAAATTGCGAATTGTAGTTCCCAAATCGGCATTCCGTGTGTGACTCGGCTGGTGGTGGCCCCTAAACAGCGTAATTAATATTCTGGCAGCAGGTGCCGCTGTCTTGGAACGCCCCTACCATACGGTGGTACACGAGCAATCGGTAGCTTGATGGCCATATAGAGCGTGCTTGCCGTCATCGTCACGGCCATCAACGCATCTCGCGTTCAGGCCTGAGTGAGCGAGTAAGTGAGTGCACACGCGTGGAGGGAGACACGGAGTAATGCAGCATAGTTCTGCGTCTAGCCGTTAGTCAGTCGCACCTCGGACGTTCCACGATGTCGTCGTCCGCCTCCGGGGCGTCGTTCGCTGTCGAGCAGGTGAATCGTTCGCGGTCGGAAACGGTCCTCTCGCTGGACGGTGGTTGGCCACCGCCAAGGTCGCCGTTTACGGGCTGGAGTGGACGG
Proteins encoded:
- the LOC120955257 gene encoding inactive peptidyl-prolyl cis-trans isomerase shutdown-like; its protein translation is MEPKMDSGSVLKAPINLSDLLNGGTEFQIDTEFNDHEGDEYFLDDDYGSADEDDERYKQLQTPWERTFDELRQEMDQINEHLYKRVTKAGVGEPIPDSTRVVIEYNAFFEGESKPFDSTTLRDKPHRFVVGKSNVLPGLEQAVRTMRVSEEAQFVIAYQLMYGEFGCLQRVKPKADVLFVIRLISATPVSDGEALAKLNETERRTYATVKDKVTEIRQYARDCFQRNLVPNAIVKYLEAVHTLQTCQLKDEAEQAEQQKTLIALYTSLAVCYNRRDRPKDACRMVNELRRLCDVSKSAKILYQEGKALMSLGEYDRARKCLLRAQQLEPQDEIVQQVLKQLNDRSVKHQQEEKKIWSRAFGLAEKKEKQLSAEDTELLDNMKQTIQLFVEDEGSSTLPLPDGLTDRELALMDQLASELNLKLNVHVTNNKKNYKLQK